GGCACGATGAGCCCCACGAACCCGATGAGGCCCGAGATCGCGACCACGGAGCCGGCAAGAAGGGAAGCGGTGAGGTACACCGCGGTCTTCACCTTCTCCACCGGCAGTCCGCTCTGGAAGGCGGCCTCGTCGCCCAGGAGCAACAGGTCCATCCCCCGGGAGAGGAGGAAGAGACAACCGACGCCCCCGCCCACGTAGAGCGCGAGCATCCCGACCCTCCCGGGCGTGCCGAGGCTTAAGTCCCCCATGAGCCAGTAGATCGCCCCCGGGATCCTCCCCGGGGGGCTTAAGGCGACCATCATCATGATCAGGGCGTTCAGGAACGCGCCGACGATCACGCCCATCAGGATCAGCCGCTCCCGGGAAACCCCGCTCCTCCTTCGGGCCAGAAGGAACACGGCCGACGCCGCAAGCGCCGCCCCGAGAAAAGCGCAAAGAGGCAGCGGAAGGAAGGAGTCGCCCGGCAGCAGGAGCCGGGCGGTCATCGCGCCCACCGCCGCGCCCCCCGAGACGCCGAGGATGTACGGGTCGGCCAGCGGATTGCGCAGAAGCGCCTGAAACGCCACGCCGGAGGAGGAAAGCGCGCCGCCCACCAGCGCCCCGAGAAGAGCCCTCGGCAGCCGGAGCGCAAGGACGACCCGCGCGGCCGTTTCCCCGGACGGTCCGCCGGCATCCCCTCCCGTCAGGGCCCGAAGCACCTGGCCGAGGGAGACCGGAACGGGGCCCGCGGAAAGGGAGAGGGCCACCGCGCCCGCGAGGGCGGCGGCAAGGACCGGGAACGCGAGGACCGGGCGTTTCATCGCGTCGCCCTCCCCAGGCCACCGGCCCGAGGGTGCCGCTTCCGCCAGGCGGAGAGCACCTCGTCCACCCTCTCCAGCGCGGCCACCATCCGGGGCCCCGGCCGGGTGACCAGGTCCCCGTCGAGGGAGAAAACGTCCCCTTCGCGGAAAGCGGGAACCTCTCCCCACCGCGTCACGTCGGGGGAGAACTCTTCCACGCCGCTCATCGCGGCCACGAGAATGACGTCGGGCCCGGCGCGGATCAGGTCCTCCACGGAGAGGCGGGGGTACCGCCCACCGAACGTAGCGGCGGCGTTTCTCCCCCCGGCGATGCGCACGATCTCGTCGAGGAAGGTCCCGTTGCCGGCCGCGATGACGGGGGATGTGGAGACGACGAAGAGCACGCGGGGCGAAGGGGAGCGCTTCTCCCGGGAAACACGTTCCGCCCGGGCCCGGAGGGCGTTCGCTTCCTTTCTCCCCCTTTCGGGCACGCCCAGGATCTCCCCGATCTTCTCGATCGTTTCGAAGACCGCGGCCAGGTTCTGCGGGCCCGCCGCGAAACAGGGGATCCCCATCTCCTCGAGGACCCTGATCCTCTCCCTCGGGTTGCCGTCCGTCGTGCACAGGACGAGGTCCGGCGCGGCCGCCACGATCCGCTCCACGTCGGGGTCCACGATCCCTCCGACCCGGGGAAGAAGCGCCGCCCCGGGGGGATCGTTGCAGTACCTCGTCACCCCGACGAGCCTTTCCTCCTGCCCGAGGAGGAAGACGATCTCGGTGAGGTTCGGCGC
This window of the Candidatus Deferrimicrobiaceae bacterium genome carries:
- a CDS encoding iron ABC transporter permease, whose protein sequence is MKRPVLAFPVLAAALAGAVALSLSAGPVPVSLGQVLRALTGGDAGGPSGETAARVVLALRLPRALLGALVGGALSSSGVAFQALLRNPLADPYILGVSGGAAVGAMTARLLLPGDSFLPLPLCAFLGAALAASAVFLLARRRSGVSRERLILMGVIVGAFLNALIMMMVALSPPGRIPGAIYWLMGDLSLGTPGRVGMLALYVGGGVGCLFLLSRGMDLLLLGDEAAFQSGLPVEKVKTAVYLTASLLAGSVVAISGLIGFVGLIVP
- a CDS encoding cobalamin-binding protein; its protein translation is MKRLPDSAGMTAGPGGGRWLLLPVLLLFLSARGAPGTAAAARASFPLVLKDDRGVAVQLASAPRRVVSLAPNLTEIVFLLGQEERLVGVTRYCNDPPGAALLPRVGGIVDPDVERIVAAAPDLVLCTTDGNPRERIRVLEEMGIPCFAAGPQNLAAVFETIEKIGEILGVPERGRKEANALRARAERVSREKRSPSPRVLFVVSTSPVIAAGNGTFLDEIVRIAGGRNAAATFGGRYPRLSVEDLIRAGPDVILVAAMSGVEEFSPDVTRWGEVPAFREGDVFSLDGDLVTRPGPRMVAALERVDEVLSAWRKRHPRAGGLGRATR